The proteins below are encoded in one region of Chrysemys picta bellii isolate R12L10 chromosome 4, ASM1138683v2, whole genome shotgun sequence:
- the LOC135982749 gene encoding uncharacterized protein LOC135982749 — MKSQDRKRAPAWTEREVRDLLSIWGDESVLAELRSSKRNGKILEKVSKAMKDRGHNRDAQQCHVKIKELRQAYHKAREANGRSGAEPQTCRFYAELHVILGGAATTTPTVCFDSVNGETRNREAGLGYMEDDDDDEDNDDSSQQGSGETGFPNNQDMFITLDLEPVTPEHSQGVLPDPEGTQGTSAANVSPSQRLAKIRRRKWRTRDDMFTELQMSSHAERAQQNAWRQSMSDYRKAQYEREERWWAESWDEQSKWRAEDDRWRQLADRRQESMLQLLEHQTDMLQRMVELQERQQEQRPPLQPLCNQQPSSPSPIASSPRRPRTRWGGLQPPSHSTPDDCLSIGRWPSISVKVLNCSVSFSFPPPPPLSGYLGNYPPSCVMN; from the exons atgaagtcccaggatcgcaaaagagctccagcatggaccgaacgggaggtacgggatctgctctcCATATGGGgtgacgaatcagtgctagctgaactccgtagcagtaaacgaaatggcaaaatattagaaaaggtctcaaaggccatgaaggacagaggccataacagggacgcacagcagtgccacgtgaaaattaaggagctaaggcaagcctaccacaaagccagagaggcaaatggaaggtctggggcagagccgcaaacatgccgcttctatgcggagctgcatgtcattctagggggtgcagccaccactaccccaaccgtgtgctttgactccgtcaatggagaaacacgcaacagggaagcgggtttggggtacatggaagatgatgatgatgatgaagacaatgacgatagctcacagcaaggaagcggagaaaccggtttccccaacaaccaggatatgtttatcaccctggacctggaaccagtaacccccgaacactcccaaggcgtgctcccagaccctgagggcacacaagggacctctg ctgcaaatgtttctccttcgcagaggctagcaaagattagaaggagaaaatggcggactcgggatgatatgttcacggagctccagatgtcctcccacgctgaaagagcacagcagaatgcatggaggcagtcaatgtcagactacagaaaagcacaatatgaacgagaggagaggtggtgggctgaatcgtgggatgaacagagcaagtggcgggctgaagatgataggtggcgtcagcttgcagacagaaggcaagagtcgatgctccagctgctggagcatcaaactgatatgctccagcgtatggttgagctgcaggaaaggcagcaggagcagagaccgccgctacagcccctgtgtaaccaacagccctcctccccaagtcccattgcctcctcacccagacgcccaagaacacggtgggggggcctccagccacccagtcactccaccccagatgattgcctgagcatcggaaggtggccttcaataagtgttaaagttttaaactgcagtgtgtccttttccttccctcctcccccacccctctcgggctaccttggcaattatccccctagttgtgtgatgaattaa